Part of the Rhizobium lentis genome, CTGCCGGAGCCAATCCATAACCGATCAGAAATTCCACCGAGCTGCCCGCCTGAGCCTGTCCGAGATCGAGGTCGCGCTCGACATTGATCAGAAGCATTTCGCGCGTCGAGCCGAGCGGGCGATAATACAACATGCAGGTCTGATGAATGGAGCGCTGGGTTTCTCCATCAGTGACCTTTTCAACAAATTCCACCAGCTGGGCGCGTTCCGGGCCGTCGCCCCAAAATCGGTTGTAGAGGATCCCATCGGCATCATAGGATGGCTGACCGATCAGGCCAGCCGGCCCGGTCCAGCGGTTCCATTCGCTCTGGCCGGCGGGCACGACGCTGTCCCAAGGCTGATAAAAGCTGATGTCGTCGATCACGTCACCCGGCTTGCCCGACGCCGACATCACTTGAATCAACCGGTTCTCTTCATCGTAATAGCGCGAAAGAACCGTCGCGGCATCGAGCAGGACTTCACCGTAGCCGGCAATGATGAACGGCCCGCTTTGCGGCAGCGGCATGGCCGGCTCACCGCCCAAAGCATCGGCTTCAAGCGAAAGGAAATCGATTTCAAGCGCCCCGCCGATGGCCGCGCTCAGGGGGCCAAGCTCTTCGGGCAAGGACCTCTCGTTCTTGTTTCCGCCGAACCAGCTGATCATGATACGTCTCCCATTCGAGCCCAGGCGATGGCAGCGGGATCTAGCCGTATTTCGCTGATGTAGTAAAGCGTCTCGCCGCCCCGCAACAGCGTCTCGTCCCGGCAGTTAAGATCGGTGACGCCCTGGCTCAGCATACCGACGAGCGTCACATGATGCCGGCGCTTGAGACTTAAAAACACGTCGCCATAACGCAGCGACGTTTGCAAGGGCGGTACCGGCAGGGAAAAGGCGGTGTCCGAGGAAGCGGCCGACAACAGACGTGCGGCGATTTCCGAAGAGCCCGGATCACGTGCAGAGCGCGACAGGAGCTCTTCGGCGAGCGAACCCACCGCCTCGACGCGCGGCCGGCGTTGCTTGACCATCTGTGCTGTGCGGTCGTCGGCGAAATAGGCCACGATATGGGCATTGGGCGCATGATCCTCGGCGATCAGCACCGCAGCGAGCGTTTCGTCGTCATTTGCTCCGCGCGCGATGATCGCACGTGCCTGGGCCACGCCGGCCCGCAGCAAGGCGTCGGCATCGGCAAGCCGTTCCGTGCGGACGTAGTCGGCAAAATCGCTGGCGGGATTTTCCGGCAGCTCCTTGGCGACCAGGACGGCCATCGGTTCGTCGGCATGCCGTTCGGAATGCAGCAGCCGCAGCGTTTGATAAGTCTGCCCCTCCTGCCAACCCAAAACGATGATATGACCGGTGCGTTCGCTGTAATCACCCAGTCCGCGCATGCGATTCCTCCACATCGTACCGATCGCTGTCAACAACTTGCCAAGAACAGCGGTAAAGATGGCAATGCCACCGGGAAGAACAACGAGGACGGTCATGATCCGACCGAGCCCCGATTTTGGGGAAAGATCGCCATAGCCGACAGTCGTTGCCGTAACCATATAGTAATAAACAAAGTCGATCGGGTTGCCGACGAGATCACCTTCGCCGGCCAGCATGAAGAGCAGGTAGGACGTAACCAAGTGCACAAGGAGGATAACAAGAAGGGCTGACCACGCCAATTCGCTGAGCGACAGATATACACGCCGCAGTAATGTAGCGATAAATGGCAAGCGATTCGCCCCCGTTGCTGACAGATACCCTACTGAAATTTATTTCGCGCGCCAGACCTTTAAGTTGTAAATCGACTACCCAGATGATTCCGACGCTCTAACCGATGGAGGACTTTTTGGAGACCTGGAACCTGACCACTTTAACACGCCTGTTCGCCGCTGATCCGGAAGCGCTGGGCGATGTGGACGTCGCCGTACCCGAACAAGGAGACGTCATCTGCGTAACTCTTAAGGAAAGAGGCGATCTCGACGTCTTCGTCGCGGTGAGCGGTGAGCGCGATATTCTCGTCAGCGTTGTTCTCGTGCCATGCAAGGACGTGCCCAAGCGAGAGGCCTTCGAACGGATGGTTCTCAAGACGCACAAGTTCGTGCCGCTCTCCAGCTTCGGCATCACCACGATCGACGGCGAGGAATGGTATGAATTGTTCGGCTCGCTGTCGGCTCGCTCGTCGGCCGAGACAGTCGTCGAGGAGGTCGCCATTCTGGCTGCCAACGCGGTCGATGCGGCACACATGATTGAAGAATGGAAAAGCGGGGAGATTGCAGCGTGAGCACCTGGGGAAAGATTTTTACCGCCATTCGTGGCGGCATCAACGAGGCAGCGGAAGCGGCGGCCGACAGCCAATCCATGCGCATTCTTGACCAAGAAATCCGCGATGCCGAACAGTCGCTGCGCCGGGCTCGATCCGATCTGGCCGGCATCATGGCGTCGAACAAGAGCGTCATGCGCCGGCTTGAAGAAAACCGCGCAAAGGAAGCCAAGGACACCGACAGCGCCCGCGCTGCAATCTCCGCCGGCCGCGCGGACCTCGCGCAGGGTCTCGCGCAGCGCATTGCCAACAGTCGCGCCGAAGTGCAGCGAGACCAGGAAGAGCTCGATCGGCTGCTGCCCCGTCAGCAGCAGATGCTGCGCACGATCCAGGAAACCGAATCGCGCATTGCTCAGATGAAGCGCGAGGTGGAGAATGTCAAAGCCAACGAGTCGCTGCTGCGCGCTCAATCGGCGATTGCCCACAATCAATCTGGCATCAACACCCGCCTCGGCAGCGCCGTCGAAAGTCTCGAGCGCATCAAGAAGCGCCAGGAAATCACTGCCGGCCGCATCGAAGCCGGTGCTGAACTGGCCGCGCTGGAAAACGGCAGCGATCTCGATCGTCAATTGCGCGAGGCCGGGATTGGCGGTTCGAGTGAATCGGCCGACGACATCCTGGCGCAGCTGATGGCACCAAAGCATTCGGCTGAACCGGTCTTGCTGCCCCCGCCTGTCGGCACCAAGAACTGATAATTTCCAGAGCGGCCGCCCTGTCGGCAGATCGAAGACAGAGCGGCCGCAGGCCGAACTTTGACGTTGCAGCCCGAACAAGTCGAAGAATGATACGGCTCCCCGCCTGTGATCCGGTCAGCGGGCCGGCCAAAACGGCGCCTATGACGCCAGCACGATCGCGGATTTCGGCACCGATGCTGTTTGAACCGGACCTTTTGCAGCAACGGGCGCCTTCTGAATGACCTGAATGTGTTCGTTGAGTGCTGATCACTAAGCGACGCGCATCGTTGACCGGATCGTCATCAATGGAAAGAAGGTTACCTTTTTCCGTGGCAAGGACTCCGTGGTCGGAGACTACGAGACGGATGGGCACGAAATTCTCACCTACAAGAAGGGTAATCGAGGGGTTCGTTTCATCTTCAGAAAGAGCGCCGGTGATGACGCCGCACCTCGGTTCATCCAGTTCAGCGATCACATCGTCGCCCCCGAGAAGGCCGACCACTACCATCTTTACTGGGGCAATGACCGCGCCGCGCTACTGAATGAGGTCACCAACTGGCCGACCTACTACCCCGCGAGCCTGAGTGGGAAGCAGATCGCCGAGGAGATGCTGAGTCACTGACCAGTCGCGGCGACCGTACATAGCCGGATCGGGTGCGCAAAGCGCCCCTTCATGTGCTTGGCTGGCTGAAACGGGCCCCCTGATCGACCAGCCGGCTTGCCGTAGGGCTGAGCTACGGCGCGCGCCGGCCGGTCGACCATCCGACTCCATTTGAGCCAAACAGAATGCTTCAATCTAGAGCTCTAGCTGACACCGAGAAACTGCTTCAACTCAGCCGTCTGCGGATGGGCGAAGACATCCTCCGGCCGGCCAGCTTCATGGACCCGGCCCTGATGCATGAAGACGACGCGGCTGCAGACGTCGCGGGCGAACCTCATCTCATGCGTGACCATCAGGAGCGTCATTCCCTCGGCAGCAAGCTCGCGCACGACGGCCAGAACTTCGGCCACCAGCTCCGGATCGAGCGCCGAGGTGATCTCGTCGCAAAGAAGCGCGGTCGGCTGCATGGCGAGCGCGCGGGCGATGGCGACGCGCTGCTGCTGACCGCCCGAGAGCTCATCCGGATAGGCGTCGAACTTGTGGCTAAGCCCTACCCGCTCCAGCATCTTGCGGGCGGTCGCCTCTGCTTCGGCTTTCGGTGTCTTCTTGACCACGGTCTGCGACAGCATGACATTGCCGCCGGCCGTCAGATGCGGGAACAGATTGAATTGCTGGAAGATCATGCCGACCTTGAGCCGCAGCGCCTTCAGATGCACATCATCATCAAGGAGCTGTGCGCCGGCCACGGAGATGGAACCGCTGGTAATGGTCTCAAGCCCGTTGATGCAGCGAAGCAGCGTCGATTTTCCAGAACCGCTCTTGCCGATAATGGCGATGACCTCCCCTGACTCGACGTCGAGGTTGATGCCTTTCAACACCTCGGTGGCGCCGAAGCTTTTACGGACCTCAGTGATTTCGATGAGCGACATTGAGCTTCCTCTCCAGGATCTGGCTGCTTTTTGACAAGGGCCAGCAAAGGGCGAAATAGATGAGCGCGACGAGCCCGTAGACGGTGAAGGGCTGGAAGGTGGCGTTGGTGACCACGGTGCCGGCTTTCGACAATTCGACGAAGCCGATGATCGAGGTTAGCGCCGTGCCCTTGACGATCTGAACGGAGAAACCGACGGTTGGCGGGATGGCGATCCTCAGCGCTTGCGGAAGGATGACGTAGCGCATCTGCTGCAGGCGGCCCATGCCGAGGCTGGCGGAGGCTTCCCACTGACCTTTGGCAACCGCTTCGACGCAGCCTCGCCAGATCTCGGTGAGGAAGGCGGCGCTCCACAGGATCAGCGCCAATCCCGCGGCAAGCCAGGCCGGCACGTCAATTCCGAAGATTCCGAGACCGAAAAAGGCGATGAAGAGCTGCATCAACAGCGGCGTGCCCTGGAAGAGCTCGATGTAATATTTCGCGAATGCCCTGGCAGCCCTGCGTTTGCTGATGCGCAGGAACAGCAGACCCAGACCGACCATGCCGCCGCCGACGAACGAGACCACCGACAGAACAATTGTCCAGCGGGTGGCGAGTAGCAGGTTGCGCAGGATGTCCCAGAGTGTGAACGTGATCATCGTGCTGTTCTCCTCGGGAAGATGAACCAGCCGATCAGACCCAGCACCTGCCGGAGCAGGATTGCCAGCGCGAGATAGATTGCTGTCGAGACGATGTAGGCCTCGAAGGCGCGGAAGGTTCGCGATTGTATGAAATTCGCGGCAAAGGTCAGATCCTCAGCAGCGATCTGCGATACGACCGCCGAGCCGAGCATGACGATGACCACCTGCGACGACAGCGCCGGCCAGATGCGCTGCAGCGACGGCACGAGAACGACATGCCGGAAGGTCTCGAAGCGAGTCAAGGCGAGGCTCTCGCCTGCCTCGAACTGGCCCTTCGGCGTTGCCTGGATCCCGGCACGGATAATCTCGCAGCTATAGGCGCCGAGGTTGACGACCATTGCGAGATTGGCGGCCGTCAATTCCGAGAGCTGGAGGCCGAGCGACGGCAGACCGAAAAAGATGAAGAACAGCTGGATCAGGAACGGCGTGTTGCGGATCAGTTCGACATAGGCGGCAACGACAGGTTTCAGCCAGACCGGGCCAAGTGCCCGCACCCAGGCGCAGCAGATGCCGAGCGAAATGCCGAGCACGCCACCGACGAGGATGAGTTCCAGGGTAATCAGTATGCCCTTGCTGATCTCAGGGTAATATTGAAGCAGCCAGCCGAATTCGAAATGGTAGCTCAAGGAATGTCCCCTCTTGCAGTGACGGAGCGCATGTCTCCCGCGGGCGCGGGAGACATGCGCAACACCCGGTTTCCCTACAGATCGGACGGCAGATCAGCGCCGAGCCACTTTTGCGATATGGCGTTCAGCGTGCCATCGGCTTTGGCGGCGGCGACAATGCCGTTGACTTTCTCCAGCAGCGCGGCCTGCTCCTTATTGAGGCCGATGTAGCAGGGCGAATTCTTGATGAGGAACTTCAGCTCAGGGCGCTTGGGAGGATTTTTGGCGAGGATCGCGGCCGCCACGACGTTGCCGGTGGCGACGATGTCGACCTGGCCGGACAGGAACGCCGAGATGGTGCCGTTATTGTCCTCGTAACGCTTGATCGTTGCGTCGGCCGGCGCGATCTTCGTCAGTTCGAGATCCTCCACGGCGCCGCGTGTGACGCCGACGCTCTTGCCCGCGAGATCTTCCGCCTTGGCGACCGAAAGATCAGCCGGCCCGAACACGCCGTTGAAGAAGGGCGCATAGGCGACCGAGAAATCGATCACCTTTTCGCGATCCGGGTTCTTGCCGAGGCTTGAGATGACGAGATCGACCTTGTTCGTCTGCAGATAAGGAATGCGGTTGGCGCTTGTGACCGGCACGAGCTCGGCTTTGACGCCCAGCTTTTCGGCAATGAGGTTGGCCACGTCGATATCGTAGCCCATCGGCGCCATGTCGGTGCCGACACTGCCGAACGGGGGGAAATCCTGCGGGACCGCGACACGCAGCGTACCGCGGGCCGTAATGTCGGCGAGAGCATCGGCGTGAGACGGCGAGTTGAAGCTGAAGGTCGCGGCGAAAGCCGCGATTGCGAAGAAGATTCGTCTTGTCAGCATGTGTCATTGCTCCTTTAAACGTGCGATTTTTGGGTCTGGCTGTTGGAAGACTGAGGACGCGCTCTTGGGCGGAAGCGATAGGGAATGACGCAGATCCGAAAGCGGATCCGGGCGCGCGGTGAGGTCGAGGCCCATTTCCACTTCGTCAAGATGTTCGACGGAGAGCTCCGCAGCTCTGACGAAATCACCTGCCTGCATCGCCTCAAAAATGCGGCAGTGCCCGGCGTGAGACTGCGCCGCATGAAATTCGGATTGATAGAGCATCGAAATAAGGATCGTTCTGGCTGTGAGGTCGCGGAGAATATCGACAATGATGGCGTTCCCGCTCAATTCGGCGATGCGGATGTGGAAATCGCCCATCAAATAGGTCAGGCGCTGGCGGTCGCCCGCCGCCATTGCAGTCCGTTCCTCGTTCAGATGGGTGTCGAGAGCCCTGCGCCCCTCGTCCGTCAGCACACCCATGCTGCGCAGCAATCCGGCCTCGACGATACGCCTTGCCTCATAGACGGCGATCGCGTCTTCAGCGGACGGCTCGACAACGAACCAGCCTCGCCGAGGGCTGACATGCACGATGCCGCGAGTCTCCAGGCGCATCATGGCTTCACGCACGCGGGTTCGGGACACGCCAAAGAGCACTGCCAGCTGGTTTTCGCCAAGACGCGTGCCTGGGCGAATCTTGGCGGAAAGGATGCCCGAGACGATCGTTGCCTCAATGGACTTCTGCGTGGTCTCGGATGTGTGGCTATCTTGCATACAAGACAGAAAGCAAAGCTCGTGCCAAAATCCCGGGTTCAGGATTTTCAACGTGCCTCGGATTTTTCGCGGGAGATTTGCCTGCGGGGAATGCAGCCTGAACGGAATTTGTGCGCGCTCCCTGCCCCGGGCATCGACCTGTTACCGATGCCGGCAGCCAAAGACCAGATCCGACCTTCCAACCGGGGCGGAGGTATAACCCGCCGAAGCCGGTAGATCGACCACATCAAGACCTGCGGTCTCGATGAAAACCGTATCGCGGATGACGTCCTATTAATTGAAGCTCGAAGTTTTGAGAAATTCCGCCAACCGCTCGGTCTTTGGGCGCACGAACATTTCCTTCGGATCGCCCTCTTCGCAGATGACGCCCTGGTTCATGAAGATCACGCGGGAGGAAACCTCGTAGGCAAAACGCATCTCGTGGGTGACGAGCAGCATGGTCATGCCGTCGGCGGCAAGCCCCTTGATTACCTGCAGCACTTCGCCCACCAGTTCCGGATCGAGCGCGGAGGTGACCTCGTCGAACAGCATCAGCCGCGGCGACATGGCGATGGCGCGAGCAATTGCAACGCGCTGCTGTTGGCCGCCGGAGAGCTGGCCCGGATAATGGTTGGCACGGGCAGCAAGGCCGACCCGATCCAGCCATTTTTCAGCAACGGCGCGGGCTTCGGGCTTCGTCATCTTCTTCACCTTGACGAGGCCGAGCATAACGTTTTCGGCCGCACTCATATGCGGGAAGAGATTGAACTGCTGAAAAGCCATGCCGGTCAGCGCGCGCTGGCGGGCGATCTCCTTCTCGCTCTTGCGCCGCCGCGTCGCACCGTCGACATGATAGCCGATCTCCTCGCCGTCCAGGCTGATCGTGCCGCCCTGGAATTCCTCAAGCATGTTGACGCAGCGCAGCAAGGTGGTTTTGCCGGAGCCGGATGAGCCGATGATGGAGATGACCTCGCCTTCCTGCACGGCGCAATCAACGCCTTTGAGAACTTCGTGGATGCCGTAAGTCTTGCGCAGACCCTTGATGTCGAGAATGGTCTTGGCCATCGGAGGTCTCCTCAGGACGGCAGGGCGGTCTTGCGCTCGACATATTTGCCGAAGTGCTCGATGCCGTAATTGACGATGAAATAGAGGCCGCCGGCCAGGAAGTAGAACTGGAGGCTCATGAAATTGCGGGAAATAATCTCCTGCGTGCGCAGAAGCAGCTCCGCGACGCCGATGACGGAGAGCAGCGTCGAGGCCTTCACCATCTCGGCCGCCGTATTCACCCAGGCCGGCAGACACTGCCGCATGGCCTGCGGCCACAGCACCGAGGTGAAAGTCTGGGTAAAGGTCAAGCCGATCGCCTTTGCGGCTTCGGTCTGACCTTTCGGGATCGCCTGAAGCGCTCCGCGCACGATTTCGCCGACATGGGAAGAGCAAAAGATGGCAAGCGCGAGCACACCGGCAGAAAAGGGTCCGAGATCGAGACCGACCGCGGCGGAGACATAATAGCTTGCCAGCACGAGCACGAGTACCGGCGTCCCCCGGATGATATCAGTATAGGCCCGCACGAGGAGACGCAAAACGATGCCGCCGTAAACCAGCGCCAGGCCGACAAAGACACCGAGGACCGAGCCTGCAAGAATGGCCAGCAGGGAGATCGACACCGTCATGGCGATGCCGTTCATGATGACGTAGCGGGCGATCCAGAGTTGTTCGAGAAAGGTGTGAGACATCGGGACTATCTCGGCAGGGCCAGGCGGCGCTCGACGAGGCGCATCAAGGCGGCGATGAGGAAACAGGTCGCGACATAGAGGGCTGATGTAACGATCCAGGTCTCTATGACGCGGAAGCTCTCCACATTGATCTTGCGGGCGGCAAAGGTCAGCTCGGGCACGGCGATGGCGGCGGCGAGCGAGGTATCCTTGAAGAGCGAGATGATCGTCGAGGAGAGCGATGGCAGCACGTTACGCAGCATCAGCGGCGCGATGATGGAACTGCGGATCTGCATCCCCGTCAGGCCGATGGCGAGGCCGGCTTCCGTCAGCCCTCTCGGGATGGACAGCAGGCCGGCACGGAACACTTCGGCGAGATATGCGCCGGAATAGAGGGAGAGAACCAGCACGAAGCTTTTCATCTTGTCGAGGCGCAACCCCATCTGCGGCAGCGCGAAAAAGGCGAAAAGCACCAGCACGAGGATCGGCAGGTTGCGGATGACAGTGACATAGATTCGCCCCGGCAGGACCGCAAAGGGGCGCCTGGATGTCAGCGCGAAGGCCACGACGAGACCGATCGCGGCTCCGATCAGGATCGAGATCACCGCAAGGCCGAGGCTGAGCGCAAGCCCGCTCAAAAGAAAATCGAAATTGCGCCAGACGGCAGCGAAATTCAGCGTGTAACCCATGCGGGCCGCCCTTTCAGAATACGCACTGCAGCGGAGCGGGAGAACAATCCCGCTCCGCATGGCGGTTCACTTGAACTCAACCGGAAAGCCGATCTGCGGTGGGGTCAGATCCTTGCCGAACCAGGTCTTGAAGGACTTGGCATAAAAGTCAAACTCGACACCGGTCATCGCTTCGTGAAGAGCGGTGTTGACGAAGTTCAGCCAGTCCTGATCACCACGCTTGACGGCGCAGGCATAGGTCTGTGGGTTCCAGCCGTAGCCGGCATCCTTGTAGCGGCCCGGGTTCTGCGTCATGTACCAGGCGAGCGACGACTGGTCCGTGGCGGCGGCATCGGCACGGCCCGACTCCAGCGCCTGATAGATGAGGTCGACGGATTCGTACTGGTCGACGGCCGCCTCCGGCAATGCGGCATGAACCATGGCTTCGGCATAGACGTTCTGAAGAACCGAAATGGTGACCGACGAGCCGGCCGCCTTCAAGGCGGCGTAGTCGGCATATTTTCCATCCGCCTTGA contains:
- a CDS encoding DUF2491 family protein yields the protein MISWFGGNKNERSLPEELGPLSAAIGGALEIDFLSLEADALGGEPAMPLPQSGPFIIAGYGEVLLDAATVLSRYYDEENRLIQVMSASGKPGDVIDDISFYQPWDSVVPAGQSEWNRWTGPAGLIGQPSYDADGILYNRFWGDGPERAQLVEFVEKVTDGETQRSIHQTCMLYYRPLGSTREMLLINVERDLDLGQAQAGSSVEFLIGYGLAPADVRRV
- a CDS encoding ion channel — translated: MPFIATLLRRVYLSLSELAWSALLVILLVHLVTSYLLFMLAGEGDLVGNPIDFVYYYMVTATTVGYGDLSPKSGLGRIMTVLVVLPGGIAIFTAVLGKLLTAIGTMWRNRMRGLGDYSERTGHIIVLGWQEGQTYQTLRLLHSERHADEPMAVLVAKELPENPASDFADYVRTERLADADALLRAGVAQARAIIARGANDDETLAAVLIAEDHAPNAHIVAYFADDRTAQMVKQRRPRVEAVGSLAEELLSRSARDPGSSEIAARLLSAASSDTAFSLPVPPLQTSLRYGDVFLSLKRRHHVTLVGMLSQGVTDLNCRDETLLRGGETLYYISEIRLDPAAIAWARMGDVS
- a CDS encoding YjfI family protein, with the protein product MEDFLETWNLTTLTRLFAADPEALGDVDVAVPEQGDVICVTLKERGDLDVFVAVSGERDILVSVVLVPCKDVPKREAFERMVLKTHKFVPLSSFGITTIDGEEWYELFGSLSARSSAETVVEEVAILAANAVDAAHMIEEWKSGEIAA
- a CDS encoding PspA/IM30 family protein; its protein translation is MSTWGKIFTAIRGGINEAAEAAADSQSMRILDQEIRDAEQSLRRARSDLAGIMASNKSVMRRLEENRAKEAKDTDSARAAISAGRADLAQGLAQRIANSRAEVQRDQEELDRLLPRQQQMLRTIQETESRIAQMKREVENVKANESLLRAQSAIAHNQSGINTRLGSAVESLERIKKRQEITAGRIEAGAELAALENGSDLDRQLREAGIGGSSESADDILAQLMAPKHSAEPVLLPPPVGTKN
- a CDS encoding amino acid ABC transporter ATP-binding protein; this encodes MSLIEITEVRKSFGATEVLKGINLDVESGEVIAIIGKSGSGKSTLLRCINGLETITSGSISVAGAQLLDDDVHLKALRLKVGMIFQQFNLFPHLTAGGNVMLSQTVVKKTPKAEAEATARKMLERVGLSHKFDAYPDELSGGQQQRVAIARALAMQPTALLCDEITSALDPELVAEVLAVVRELAAEGMTLLMVTHEMRFARDVCSRVVFMHQGRVHEAGRPEDVFAHPQTAELKQFLGVS
- a CDS encoding amino acid ABC transporter permease, which produces MITFTLWDILRNLLLATRWTIVLSVVSFVGGGMVGLGLLFLRISKRRAARAFAKYYIELFQGTPLLMQLFIAFFGLGIFGIDVPAWLAAGLALILWSAAFLTEIWRGCVEAVAKGQWEASASLGMGRLQQMRYVILPQALRIAIPPTVGFSVQIVKGTALTSIIGFVELSKAGTVVTNATFQPFTVYGLVALIYFALCWPLSKSSQILERKLNVAHRNH
- a CDS encoding amino acid ABC transporter permease translates to MSYHFEFGWLLQYYPEISKGILITLELILVGGVLGISLGICCAWVRALGPVWLKPVVAAYVELIRNTPFLIQLFFIFFGLPSLGLQLSELTAANLAMVVNLGAYSCEIIRAGIQATPKGQFEAGESLALTRFETFRHVVLVPSLQRIWPALSSQVVIVMLGSAVVSQIAAEDLTFAANFIQSRTFRAFEAYIVSTAIYLALAILLRQVLGLIGWFIFPRRTAR
- a CDS encoding transporter substrate-binding domain-containing protein, giving the protein MLTRRIFFAIAAFAATFSFNSPSHADALADITARGTLRVAVPQDFPPFGSVGTDMAPMGYDIDVANLIAEKLGVKAELVPVTSANRIPYLQTNKVDLVISSLGKNPDREKVIDFSVAYAPFFNGVFGPADLSVAKAEDLAGKSVGVTRGAVEDLELTKIAPADATIKRYEDNNGTISAFLSGQVDIVATGNVVAAAILAKNPPKRPELKFLIKNSPCYIGLNKEQAALLEKVNGIVAAAKADGTLNAISQKWLGADLPSDL
- a CDS encoding GntR family transcriptional regulator, whose translation is MQDSHTSETTQKSIEATIVSGILSAKIRPGTRLGENQLAVLFGVSRTRVREAMMRLETRGIVHVSPRRGWFVVEPSAEDAIAVYEARRIVEAGLLRSMGVLTDEGRRALDTHLNEERTAMAAGDRQRLTYLMGDFHIRIAELSGNAIIVDILRDLTARTILISMLYQSEFHAAQSHAGHCRIFEAMQAGDFVRAAELSVEHLDEVEMGLDLTARPDPLSDLRHSLSLPPKSASSVFQQPDPKIARLKEQ
- a CDS encoding amino acid ABC transporter ATP-binding protein — translated: MAKTILDIKGLRKTYGIHEVLKGVDCAVQEGEVISIIGSSGSGKTTLLRCVNMLEEFQGGTISLDGEEIGYHVDGATRRRKSEKEIARQRALTGMAFQQFNLFPHMSAAENVMLGLVKVKKMTKPEARAVAEKWLDRVGLAARANHYPGQLSGGQQQRVAIARAIAMSPRLMLFDEVTSALDPELVGEVLQVIKGLAADGMTMLLVTHEMRFAYEVSSRVIFMNQGVICEEGDPKEMFVRPKTERLAEFLKTSSFN
- a CDS encoding amino acid ABC transporter permease; the protein is MSHTFLEQLWIARYVIMNGIAMTVSISLLAILAGSVLGVFVGLALVYGGIVLRLLVRAYTDIIRGTPVLVLVLASYYVSAAVGLDLGPFSAGVLALAIFCSSHVGEIVRGALQAIPKGQTEAAKAIGLTFTQTFTSVLWPQAMRQCLPAWVNTAAEMVKASTLLSVIGVAELLLRTQEIISRNFMSLQFYFLAGGLYFIVNYGIEHFGKYVERKTALPS
- a CDS encoding amino acid ABC transporter permease, giving the protein MGYTLNFAAVWRNFDFLLSGLALSLGLAVISILIGAAIGLVVAFALTSRRPFAVLPGRIYVTVIRNLPILVLVLFAFFALPQMGLRLDKMKSFVLVLSLYSGAYLAEVFRAGLLSIPRGLTEAGLAIGLTGMQIRSSIIAPLMLRNVLPSLSSTIISLFKDTSLAAAIAVPELTFAARKINVESFRVIETWIVTSALYVATCFLIAALMRLVERRLALPR
- a CDS encoding transporter substrate-binding domain-containing protein codes for the protein MIISFRNGLMSLAIAALVSTPVLAEGSKLDEVLARGHLVLGTGSTNAPWHFKSADDKLQGFDVDMGHIIAKALFGDPEKIEYVNQSSDARIPNITTDKVDITCQFMTVTGERAQQVAFTIPYYREGVGLMLKADGKYADYAALKAAGSSVTISVLQNVYAEAMVHAALPEAAVDQYESVDLIYQALESGRADAAATDQSSLAWYMTQNPGRYKDAGYGWNPQTYACAVKRGDQDWLNFVNTALHEAMTGVEFDFYAKSFKTWFGKDLTPPQIGFPVEFK